A portion of the Limanda limanda chromosome 3, fLimLim1.1, whole genome shotgun sequence genome contains these proteins:
- the mtmr10 gene encoding myotubularin-related protein 10, giving the protein MFSVKPMKPMKPTFKSYLPPVQTDGKKTFEPPIKKLEPKLLPGEIVVNEVNFVRKCISSDSSRDDLWGKLICTNFKVSFIIQDAPPKQKSHLSHLLLGEHDIPLTCLEQVVTVNDTKGKKKVLGSNQKLKFNPTELILYCKDLRIMRFCFDEAGPESAKKVCLAIAHYSHPADLHLLFGFEYQGRRYHESKEDRVNGSTPRGGLQTPIFDRPSDWDREVKRTSASGWRVCSVNESYAISQSLPEYVVVPVSLADQDLKQYSIFFTDNRIPLWCWSHPNGSALVRMASISDPLQQRKIEQRIFNAITKSHPQRSDVFKSDLDKCLPNIQDIQSAFVKVRHICVIDPFEESEERWLTSIENSRWLEHVRAFLKHSAEIVYTLDGKNSSVILQEEEDRDLNCVVSSLVQLMLDPQYRSLTGFQSLVQKEWVMAGHRFLDRCNHLKKNDKVESPLFMLFLDCVWQMINQYPAAFEFTETYLTVLSDSMWIPLFSTFLFNSSKQRTKHLMDFAKIKAIPQGEDQVVFFPPVWDWSKQFSTKDQTLFNNPMYVGKGAACVQNGGVKTFTRTKKTYSSSVRASPASLRNGLRVGEDTLTRRASLLSELKPDFSTVKEESPAERFFRDWFSQPTDQQGLLIPLLIPSHVALWKLYFLRWVPEACIPKGGSITAYHKLSQLVDEIEILQSQLRQYKGPSPGSTPLPSPHGPPLTQRRMYFKASPQNDPPAPPDFLNSSFPFTPVGNLCRRSIHGTPISKFLNGARIWLSTETLSNDTV; this is encoded by the exons GGGAGATAGTTGTTAATGAGGTGAACTTTGTGAGGAAATGCATCAGCTCTGACAGCAGCCGGGATGACCTTTGGGGGAAGTTGATATGCACCAACTTTAAGGTCTCCTTCATCATCCAGGATGCCCCACCTAAACAG AAGTCCCACTTGTCCCACCTGCTGCTTGGAGAGCACGACATCCCCCTGACCTGTCTTGAACAAGTAGTAACAG TGAATGATACGAAGGGGAAGAAGAAAGTGTTGGGGTCCAACCAGAAGCTGAAATTCAATCCCACTGAGCTCATCCTGTACTGCAAAGACTTGCGCATCATGAGGTTCTGCTTTGATGAGGCTGGGCCTGAGAGCGCCAAGAAG GTTTGCCTTGCTATTGCCCACTATTCCCATCCAGCTGATCTCCATCTTCTATTTGGCTTTGAGTATCAAGGACGACGATACCATGAATCTAAAG AGGATAGAGTCAATGGTTCCACCCCTCGAGGAGGATTGCAGACCCCCATTTTTGACCGTCCATCTGACTGGGATCGAGAGGTCAAGAGGACGAGTGCTTCAGGATGGAGGGTCTGCTCCGTCAACGAGAGTTATGCCATCTCACAGAG TCTTCCAGAGTACGTCGTTGTCCCAGTTTCTCTGGCAGATCAAGACCTAAAGCAGTACTCTATATTCTTCACTGATAATCGCATCCCT CTCTGGTGCTGGAGTCACCCCAATGGGAGCGCTCTTGTCCGCATGGCCAGCATAAGTGATCCATTACAGCAGAGGAAGATTGAACAGAG GATCTTTAATGCCATCACAAAGAGCCACCCACAGCGAAGTGATGTATTCAAGTCGGATCTGGACAAGTGTCTGCCCAACATCCAGGACATCCAGAGCGCCTTTGTCAAAGTCCGGCACATCTGTGTCATAG ATCCTTTTGAGGAGTCTGAAGAGAGGTGGCTTACATCCATTGAAAACTCCCGATGGCTGGAGCATGTCAG GGCCTTTTTGAAGCACTCAGCTGAGATTGTCTACACTCTGGATGGAAAGAATTCTTCAGTCATTCTCCAAG AGGAAGAAGACCGAGACCTGAACTGTGTGGTGTCGTCATTGGTGCAGCTCATGTTGGACCCTCAGTATCGCAGCCTCACTGGCTTTCAGAGTCTAGTGCAGAAGGAGTGGGTGATGGCTGGCCATCGCTTTTTggacagatgcaaccacttaaAGAAGAATGACAAAGTGGAG TCTCCACTGTTCATGCTGTTCCTGGACTGCGTGTGGCAGATGATAAACCAGTACCCAGCGGCGTTTGAGTTCACAGAGACCTATCTGACAGTACTGAGTGACAGCATGTGGATTCCACTCTTCAGTACTTTCCTCTTCAATTCTTCTAAACAACGCACTAAGCACTTAATG GACTTTGCCAAGATTAAAGCCATCCCTCAAGGAGAAGACCAGGTTGTGTTTTTCCCGCCTGTTTGGGACTGGTCAAAGCAGTTCTCCACCAAAGATCAAACCCTCTTTAACAACCCCATGTACGTAGGCAAAGGAGCTGCCTGTGTTCAGAACGGGGGAGTGAAAACCTTCACACGCACAAAG aaAACCTACAGTTCCTCTGTGCGAGCATCGCCAGCCTCTCTGCGTAATGGGCTGAGGGTTGGAGAGGACACACTGACCCGCCGGGCATCTCTGCTGTCGGAGCTGAAGCCCGATTTCTCAACAGTGAAAGAAGAGAGCCCGGCAGAGCGCTTCTTCAGGGACTGGTTCTCTCAGCCTACCGACCAGCAGGGCCTCCTGATTCCACTGCTCATTCCCTCGCATGTGGCTCTCTGGAAGCTCTACTTTCTCCGCTGGGTCCCTGAAGCCTGCATTCCCAAAGGGGGCTCCATCACTGCCTACCACAAGCTCTCCCAACTGGTCGATGAAATTGAGATACTGCAGAGTCAGCTCAGGCAGTATAAGGGACCCAGTCCGGGCAGCACGCCACTCCCCAGCCCCCATGGGCCCCCTTTAACCCAAAGGAGGATGTATTTTAAGGCCAGTCCGCAGAACGACCCCCCTGCACCTCCAGACTTCCTTAactcctcctttcctttcaccCCAGTGGGAAATCTGTGCCGCCGCAGTATCCACGGGACTCCCATTAGCAAATTTCTGAACGGGGCGAGGATCTGGCTTTCGACAGAGACTCTTTCTAATGACACTGTCTGA